In a single window of the Montipora capricornis isolate CH-2021 chromosome 11, ASM3666992v2, whole genome shotgun sequence genome:
- the LOC138023313 gene encoding uncharacterized protein, whose amino-acid sequence MNKLLEKFSSWSRLKKIVAWILRYRDRLRASRCKRGSSLALKSTVGRESESINVDEINRAEKEVLKFVQRQSFEEEMSRLEQKGGGSGHNSSKRSKEKELVVKKTSAIYKLAPMKIDGLLYVGGRLTQASIPNAAKHQLTLPKKQHVVDLIVRDCHLKSGHSGLEHVLSLIRERFWILKARTAVKSVLRGCFDCRRMQAPLGEQQMADLPTDRVTPDKPPFTLVGVDCFDPFVVRRGRRLVRKKIWGLLHLFVRKSHTFGGRSQP is encoded by the coding sequence ATGAACAAATTGCTCGAGAAATTCTCATCATGGTCTCGACTCAAGAAGATTGTGGCCTGGATCCTGCGCTATCGAGACAGACTGAGAGCATCGAGGTGTAAAAGGGGGTCGTCTTTAGCACTGAAATCCACAGTTGGAAGGGAGAGTGAGTCGATTAATGTGGATGAAATTAACAGAGCAGAGAAAGAAGTTCTAAAATTCGTCCAACGCCAAAGCTTTGAAGAAGAAATGTCCCGTCTCGAGCAGAAAGGAGGAGGCAGTGGACACAATAGCTCAAAGCGGAGCAAGGAGAAGGAATTAGTTGTTAAGAAGACGAGCGCGATTTACAAGCTTGCACCAATGAAGATCGATGGTTTACTGTATGTCGGAGGACGTTTGACGCAAGCTTCCATACCAAATGCCGCCAAGCACCAACTCACCCTGCCCAAGAAACAACACGTTGTCGATTTGATCGTGCGCGACTGTCATCTAAAGTCGGGTCATTCAGGCCTGGAACATGTGCTCTCCTTGATTCGTGAAAGGTTTTGGATCCTTAAAGCAAGAACTGCTGTGAAGAGCGTGTTACGCGGCTGCTTCGACTGCAGAAGGATGCAAGCGCCATTAGGGGAGCAGCAAATGGCAGATCTGCCCACAGACCGCGTGACTCCTGATAAACCGCCTTTCACGCTTGTAGGAGTCGACTGTTTTGACCCGTTTGTTGTGCGGAGAGGAAGACGCCTTGTGAGGAAGAAGATATGGGGTCTTCTTCACCTGTTTGTCCGTAAGAGCCATACATTTGGAGGTCGCTCACAGCCTTGA